The region GCATATAATTTTAGGGGAAACCAATGGATCACAATCATTGAGAGTatacagtatttttttattattgaaaatacgGGAAAACTAGTGCGAGGCATTGTGAAGATACCTACAACCGTTCTAATTGctgtttattttgtacattgcTGAGAGTaattcaaagttttaaaagcatcttttatatatatatatatagatctaCGAGAGATTATCCTTGTAGCTTTTAACTTGGCTCACAAGCTTGCTTCATGAATCACTggacgaaaatatataaattgttcatTGCAACAATTTTCcgtttaatatgaaaaaaaaattaatgaatgtatatgtatacaatcaAAAAATGTAACACGATGTTATTAAGCAAGCTCTCGTCAGATGTCGAACTTTTGTAAGAATTTGCATGCACATATCCCTAATGTATTCTAGATACTGCAACGTGATTAGAATGAATGTATTGCGTACCTACAGCGTGCGCGAgttcgacattttttaaaatattttacgaattatATGTATCCAGATCTTTACTACTGGCAACGCATATGCATCTGCTTATATTTGTGTACAGTATATCTCCTTTATCGCGTGACATGCAGGCTCATCAAGTCAAttgtatttcttataatacagctcatatatatatatatatatatatatatatatatatatatatatatatatgtcatgtCCGATTATATATTGTCTGAATCTGAATATATGACTGCAGAAACCCCCGACATTTCGTTTTCTGTGACGAGTCGTACATACGTCGCGGATATCAGTATAATATTATCGATCTCTCTTGTCGAGCTCTCTACGTTACCAGAGAGGTGCGCAGCAAATGAGCGATTGTGCAACGCGGCCGATGCAGCGGAAAAGCGTGCCCGTATCGGCGGATGACGTGTACCAAGGACATATAAGAATGGATCGACCAATTTCGTCATCATGTCAGCACACTCAGCACGTGTTCCGTCAACGTCGGGGGCACTCGGCCAGTCGCTCGCGTCACGTCGCAACGAGAACCACGCGAGATCCCCCCAGATGCAACGGCTTCGTCACACGACGCATAACGCACGCAACGGCCGCAGCCTGTCAAAATTGAACGCAGTGAGCGCGTTCCCGAAGGAACGTCGCGTGACTCTGCGGTGTTCCCACGTCCGTTATCCCTGACACCGCGGAAGGTAACCGACTCGAAGCTTCATGGAGCGACAACCGTGACGTAACGCACTGCCAGAATTGCGAAACTTGTGTGTCATGTCGAGATTTTTAGGAAAACAAATCGATCGTCGACACGCGATAGACAAAGAGATAACAGGGTGATTTCGATTAAGCTCCGATCAGCTCCGAATTAATTTGTCAGGTAACATCTGCAATACATTGATAATAgagttattaatttctttttgtttgtttCATAGAAGATAAGGTTAGAGATTAGGGACGATGAATTGTGCGACCGGAAATTTTGCTGTAACAATTCTGCCAGCTGAACTAATTGTCGATTAAATTGATTAGAGTTTGATCGAAGACTTGAACAAGTGATTGTctgatattttgtaaaattcataCTGACAATGCAGTTTTACTTGGACATCTCTTCAGTATCATTTcagtaactttttattattattttttttatcgagttaattgtacaatatttttcctaaACTGCATTTAAATCGTTCATTGCGCTATTCAAAAGCTATAATTTTTCCCGAATATTTTTGAcattgacaaaataaaaatcgatctTATGGAGGTTTGCGTTGTAAATATGTATGCTTGCTTATGAATTATAagtatacctatataataGACATGCTGAGCACAGCGTGCGCTGTCGTGCTAGCACGCTTGGTTCGGggaaaatatgaataatttatttataatattataattgtattattatgatGATCGAGTTGTAAATTGTGTAGATATGTCGACGGTCGATAATGTTTGTATCCTTCAATTATCTCGGGTTTATTGGGCCCTATTTTATAATCACAAAAATTTATCTAGACTATATTATTGATGTAGTacttcaataatataatattgcttttcttatttgttactattaataaagtgtaaaatgatgattttaaatatctgtatGTTTTTGCAGCCTACGCATCGACAATGCGCACCATATTCGTAAAATTCCGCGAGATCTCGCAGAAATACCCGATTGTTCGAGGCATGGCATCCTACTCGATTATATGGCCCTCCGCGTGTCTGTTACAACAAAAGATAATGGGGAAAGAAGAGTTTAATTACGCGGAGGCCGTGCGATTCAGTCTATTCGGCAGTCTTTACGTAGCACCCACACTGTACTGCTGGCTGAGATGCGCGTCTTATTTCTGGCCGAAGGCGAATTTGAAGTCTGCAATCACTaaggtgtatatatatgtatatacatgtatatgtataacgaAAATTGAACAGTttaaattacacaattttgtatgacaaattgatttatttaaaaaatggcttGATGGAAACTAAATGATAACGAAATAACACTGGATAATAATTGCAGGCTTTGATTGAACAAGTTACGTACGGCCCCGCAGCTATGTGTTCCTTCTTCTTTGGCATGAGCCTTCTTGAATTAAAGCCAGTTTCGGAATGCGTTGACGAGGTCAAAATTAAGTTTTGGCCGACATACAAGGTATATCCTCGATAAACGTGTTCTTAAATTTGAGATTAAGCGGATTAATGAGAGATTATTTTCCTCCTAGATTGCCATTTGCGTATGGCCAATTCTACAAACTATCAATTTTATCCTAATCCCGGAGCGAAATCGTGTTGTGTACGTCAGCGTATGCAGTTTAGTCTGGACATGTTTCCTTGCATATATGAAATCTATCGAAGGGAAGCGGAAGCAGGAGCTGGCAGATAATGTTAATTCCAAGATGATAACGGATAAAGCGCAAGCCAACGAGAGAGCCGGTCATATGCAGATTCCTCTACTACGATGAAAGTTTTAGGAAATTGACATGCTgttagattaatttatttgtacataGGTCTTGCAATTGgaactatatttatattttatacagttgTGACACGGGATTTACTTATGATTATCTGTGATATTCACAGTACAAAagtattacttttatttctgcaggAATTTGTTATGAcatgattaatatattaataatatttaaaaaaatttttttaatatattccgATCTTTTTAAGTGAAAATAGCATGAttgacaataatatatttgacacAATTGTTAAGAttgataataatgttaaatataaaaaatgaaaataaaattttagacgAGATTTATCACATCGGatttgttgttatttaatCTTCCCTGTGGTGCGTTAGAAATTATACACAGGAATCTTCAATGAGTTTCTTAATAACATAggatttgaagaaaaacgtaatgaagatgattttataaaactgaATAGACTAAAAGCCATGAAATGGGCGTGCATTGTTggtaatgaaaaatgtaaggAAGTGGCGGTCATTAAATTGCATAAGCATCTAGAAGATCCTGATACtcacaaataatttaactttattatttaattgcatgtccatatatatgtgtattctCCTTATCCTCAAGTTTTTCCCTCGATATTCACTTTCCAATAGCGTatgtcatattaaaataataataaaataataatatttgtatacaagtgtaaaagtatacatattgaGTGGGATTAATTGTGCattgtgtaattattttagcgcaagatgaaaatttaattaaaaatgataaatgtattatacaagTGATTTAAATCCGACTAATTTAAAAGTGTAACTGACAAAATAACTTCACAATATTAACGTATAAACAAACATATTTATGAGCTATGATCTTCCTCTAGATATCTTTGTCCAcaaatgttcaaaaaaatgtgtaacgGTACGAGTCTATCAGTTCCGTGAGGCACTGTATTTACATGACATCTATCAAAACATCAGAGGTTGGCATTGTAGTCAGTATTCGATAATCTTTCGAGATGGCAAAACGGCAATTACGCTGAGCTATTCCTGATAATAACGGCTTTCGTGGCGACAACGCATAACTGCTGCAAAGAACAGTATTTTAATCAGCACACAATTGTAATATACAAAGTAAGTCGTtaaaagcaataataattaattatttatctctcgttgaagatatatattcttatatatatctatatgaattttgaaagacaaaacataattaaatttcattttatttcgtcGAGATTATCTATTCTCATGTGGATTgtacattttcattttaaatatgttttttaaatcaattgacATGTTTTGTTTCTTATTGTTGCCGCGTGAGTTGACAAAATGAGAGATGGAAaatgaaagatttaataattttgaaatattaatacatagcGTTCCGAACGTAGAACAAAATTTGAAGTTATACAAAAAAgacaagattattattattgataaataaatgaaacaattttattaataattatattaataatttgttttagaaATCCAATCAGAGATTCTTTATCTATTctatattttcacttttctctctcggtccatttattatttaaaaactcaggaacgaaaatttatatatataaaaaattaaaaggctAAATACGAGGAAATAAAGGCAGCGGTCCGATTCACGCTCACAGCGTTGTAAGCATCATTCTGTCTTCGTTGCACATCGAATATCAAACGAAGATATAGAGCGATGCTTACAGTGGTGTGAGCGTGAATCCGACCGCAGTCAAAAAATAGTACTGTTAAAACCTAGCTTCTATAGTTTATTGTACAAGGGTAGACAAAACATTCTGGACGTTTCAACTATACTaagtttttttcaataaattaaattattctgtgTTTAAAACATTTCAACGATAACACAACTTTTATTTGTTGGTATTTGGCTTTTTGACTTTTTCATATTGTATTTACATCTGACAaacatttatctatttattatttgacaattataatttcaaatttctatCTAATAATTTGCGAGCAAAAATCTCAAATGTACACAcgtcacttacaattagatgcTTAAAATCCTTTTCAAAaactgattaaattaatttttttaatttttaaaaaatataaaagtaacagaataaattaattgcgaGTACATCGAGATATAttcaatgttatatataaaaaaataatcattattctGCCCGAAGTAAATCTTCTATATAGTCTTCTTGATGAAAGttggaattatattttcttcttcttcttctgttctttaataatttctattttcgtatcaaaattaatatcaaattacattaatatgtaatatctaattatattaaactgaattgtattatttgttttgtttcaACGAAAAATTACAGACACCTAAGACGACGAGTATTAACATGGAATTCTTAAAATTGTTACTACATATCGGCCTAATATTGGCCACAATCACGGACTATATTATCGCTGATAATCCAAAATTTATCTATCGCTTACCCGTTAACGCAATACCAGTTGATTATAACATTAGTCTGATTATTCCGCATCTCAAAGAAAGTAACACTTTTCACGGTGAAACCAGTGTCACCGTCAACATTGTTTACGCATCCTTTTACATAAGCTTGCACTCgcaagaattagaaataaataaaacggcGACAACATTGATGAACCACACCATAATCTATAAACCGACAGCACATACTTATGACGATGAAACGAATATATTGACGCTACATTTCAACAATCAATTGTATCGCGGTAATTACACCCTAAACATGAAGTTTGCTGGTAATTTTTCTCAGGGTGGTGTTATAGGCAATGGTTTGTTGAAAATTCCATACACAGACAAGGAAGGAAACAgcacgtaaaaaatattaaaaatataaatgtacttataatgtacatacgtaAACGCTATTTGATATTacctttatttattacttctatatattactttcttttacTTATTACTTTCATCGTATATCAACTTATAACATACAAAGTTCGGCAAGACATTGCTTAAACATGTAActctgtaattattaaaactgttTTCCATTATGTAAGTACAATTACAATAAAGTATTTGCAAGAAGTGCATGATGTAATGTTTAGAATGTTTAACttcagtaaaaataaaaagcatttCTCTTTGTACtcttaacaaaataattattacgtataatgtaataataaacgcAATAACTAGTGTTCTCTAAACTCTTGCGTCCTACACGTCATAGTGGtaaatttgtcattatttgaaaaattgtttaaaattacagGTTGGCCGCAACGTGCTTGCAGCCAAATAACGCCAGACGAATATTTCCATGTTGGGACGAGCCAGCGATAAAAGCTTATTTCATGATCTCCGTGATGCATCATCAGGAATACAGGGTATTGTCGAATTGGCCGATACGAAAGCAGTACAATGTAGAAAATGGCATGATGTGGACACATTTCGATCGCACTTTTATAATGTCCGCTTATCTCGTCGGAATTGTGATTGTATCTAATTTCGTTCGCATTGGAAACGCGGACCAGCCCGTGTCTGTGTGGTGCAAATCGTCTTTGACATCGCAAGTAAGATTCATGCATAGTATTGCCGAACAGATCACGCCGCTCTTGGAGGAGTATACCAATAGAACCAAAGGAGTACCGAAAATAGATCACGTCATAGTACCAAATTATCCGCTCGCCGGAGAGGAAGATTGGGGAATCATTATTTacgagtaatatatataatatatataactagaAGGATTAGTAATATACATaagtaaaaagattaatattaagCTATTAGAGTTGGCTAATTACTTTTAGTATTCcacatttgataaaattaaagacaCGTTTGTTTCatgaatattcaaattttatttgcatatctTCATTCTTACATTGTCTCAAACAAATTAAagtgtttaattaatatgttatgtCATCCCGTCTTTccattcttatatatatgtttacttatatatatatgttacgtatataatacatatatgaaaaaaggaaatttcaaatttgtttGAATTCCTCGCGTAAGAAAATCATGAATAGtgtaattactaattatttcaaaacaaaTTAGACTGCATGCTAACGATGAGAAAGACTATGCTTAatcacattatatatattatgttatgttTTGCCTT is a window of Temnothorax longispinosus isolate EJ_2023e chromosome 1, Tlon_JGU_v1, whole genome shotgun sequence DNA encoding:
- the LOC139808172 gene encoding mpv17-like protein produces the protein MRTIFVKFREISQKYPIVRGMASYSIIWPSACLLQQKIMGKEEFNYAEAVRFSLFGSLYVAPTLYCWLRCASYFWPKANLKSAITKALIEQVTYGPAAMCSFFFGMSLLELKPVSECVDEVKIKFWPTYKIAICVWPILQTINFILIPERNRVVYVSVCSLVWTCFLAYMKSIEGKRKQELADNVNSKMITDKAQANERAGHMQIPLLR
- the LOC139813648 gene encoding glutamyl aminopeptidase-like; this translates as MEFLKLLLHIGLILATITDYIIADNPKFIYRLPVNAIPVDYNISLIIPHLKESNTFHGETSVTVNIVYASFYISLHSQELEINKTATTLMNHTIIYKPTAHTYDDETNILTLHFNNQLYRGNYTLNMKFAGNFSQGGVIGNGLLKIPYTDKEGNSTLAATCLQPNNARRIFPCWDEPAIKAYFMISVMHHQEYRVLSNWPIRKQYNVENGMMWTHFDRTFIMSAYLVGIVIVSNFVRIGNADQPVSVWCKSSLTSQVRFMHSIAEQITPLLEEYTNRTKGVPKIDHVIVPNYPLAGEEDWGIIIYDESKVVYDESKDPTFRRKEVASLVAHEITHQWFGNFITHLGGLTCG